Below is a genomic region from Delftia tsuruhatensis.
CTGGGCGCCGAGCTGCTGGATGCCGCGCTGCGCCTGGAACCTGCTGTCGACGCCCTGTTCTTCTGCAATGACGACATCGCCCAGGGTGCGCTGCTGGAAGCCTTGCGCAGGGGTATCCGCGTACCCCGGCAGATCGCCATCGCAGGCTTCAACGACCTGCCCGGCAGCGACCAGATGGTGCCGCCGCTGACCACCATCCGCACGCCGCGCGGCCCCATCGGCACCGAGGGTGCGCGCATGCTGCTCCAGCTGATGCGCGGCGAGCCCGTGGAGCAGCACAGCGTGGACCTGGGCTATGAACTGGTGGTGCGCCAGAGCAGCTGAGGCACCGGCGGTTTCGGCCTCCCCGCAGGTGCTCAGCCCGGCAGCAGGCGGCGCAGAGTGTCGGCCAGATCCTCGGCCACGAACTTGGCCACGTAGCCGTCCGCGCCGACGCTGCGCACGTGGTCCTCGTTGGCCGAGCCGGACAGCGAGGAATGGATGACCACGGGGATGGGATGAAAGCGCGCATCCTGCTTGATGTTGCGCGTGAGCGTGAAACCGTCCATCTCGGGCATCTCCAGGTCGGTCAGCACCAGGGCGACCTTGTCGGTGATGTCCAGGCCCTCGGCCTCGGCCATGCGGGCCAGGGCGTTGAGGCGGTCCCAGGCCTCCTGGCCCGACTTGAGCATCTCGTAGGGAGCCTGCAGCACCTTCAGTTCCTTCTCGATCAGGGAGCGCGCCACGAAGGAATCGTCCGCGGCCAGCACGATGGCGCCGGGCTTGAGGTGAAGCCGGGGCCCGACCTTCTCCGGAGTGATCTCCTGGCCGTCGGAGGGCGAGACCAATTGCAGGATGGCTTCCACATCCAGCACCTGGGCCAGGCGGGACCCATCGGTGTTGCCATCGAGGCGGGCGATGCTGGTCACCAGCCGGCCCGAGGTCCCGCTGGCCTCGGCCGACAGTACCTGCTTCCAGTCCAGGCGCACGATGTCCTCGACGGCCTCCACCGCGAAGGCCTGGGTGGTGCGTGCATATTCGGTGACCAGCATGATGTTCAGCCCGGTCTGCGGCTTGCAGCCCACGATGGCTGGAAGGTTCAGCACAGGAATCACCTGCCCGCGCAGATTCACCACGCCCAGCGAATGCGGCGTGCCGCCTGCAATGGGCGTGATCTGAGGCATGGCCACGATCTCGCGCACCTTGAACACGTTGATTCCGAACAGCTCGGACTTGCCCAGCTCCGAGTCACTGCCCAGCCGGAACAGCAGCAACTCGAACTGGTTGTTGCTCGTGAGGTTGGTGCGCTCGTCGATCTCTCGCTGGGCGGCCTTGGAGTTGAGGTTCATGCCATGTCCTAAGGGTGACACATACTTTTACAAATTCTAAGGCGAACGCCTCGCGTTCTGTAAAAAATCATGCGTCCGAGGCTGGAGAGGCAGCTCGGGCCTGCAATGGCGCTCCTCTGGGAGGCCATTGCAGGCCCGCGGCACAAGTCTCACTCGAACTCCAGGATCACGTCATCCACGGCCAGCGAGTCGCCCTTGCCCGCGCTGATCTTGCTGACCACGCCGTCCTGCGATGCGAAGAGGATGTTCTCCATCTTCATGGCTTCGATGACGGCCAGCTTTTCGCCGGCCTGCACCTTCTGCCCGGCCTGCACGGCCACGTCGACCAGCAGCCCCGGCATGGGAGACAGCAGGAACTTGGACAGGTCCGGCGGCGCCTTGTAAGGCATGAGCCGGTGCAGTTCCCCGCCCCGCGGAGACAGGACCAGGGCGTCGATCTGTGTACCGTTGTGGATGACGCGCAGGGCAAGCGGGTTCCTGGCCGTGCCACGCTCGACCTGGGCCGTGAAGGGCTTGCCGTTGCAGCTGCCCTGCACGCACATGGCACGCATGGGCGTCTCGCTGCGGAAGGTGTAGGGCTTTCCATCCACGGTGACCGTGCTGGCGCGGCTTTCGGCGTCGAAGTCCGAGACCTGCACCGAGCGGTACTGGTGCTGGCCGTCGGCGCCCAGCACCACCACGCAGTAGTCTGCCGACACCTTGAGTTCATGCCCGCGCATCTGGCCGCTGATGGTGGCGGCACGTGCGCGGTAGCGGCGGTTCATGTGCCCGGCCAGCGCGACCAGGAAGTCGGGATCCCCGTGCGGCACGTCCTCGGCGTGGAAGCCATGGGCGTAGTGCTCGGCGATGAAGCCGGTGTTGAAGTCGCCGCTCTTGAATTTGGGATGGGCCAGCAGTGCAGCCTGGAACGGAATGTTGGAACTGATGCCGCGGATCACGAAGGCGTTGAGCGCCTCGCGCATCTTGGCGATGGCGTCGTTGCGGTCGCTGCCGTGCACGATGAGCTTGGCGATCATCGAGTCGTAGTACATGGGAATCTCGCCGCCTTCGTAGACGCCCGTATCCACGCGCACGCCATGCAGGTGGCCGGTGTCGGCCTGCCACATGGTCTGCTCGGGCGGCGAAAAGCGCACCAGGCGGCCCGTGGAGGGCAGGAAATTGCGGAACGGGTCCTCGGCATTGATGCGGCACTCGATCGCCCAGCCGTCGCGCCGGACGTCGTCCTGGGCAATGGCCAGCTTCTCGCCGGCGGCCACGCGGATCATCTGCTCGACGAGGTCCAGGCCGGTGATGCACTCGGTCACGGGGTGCTCGACCTGCAGCCGGGTGTTCATTTCCAGGAAGTAGAAATCCTGGTCCTTGCCCACGACGAACTCGACCGTGCCCGCGCTCTGGTAGCCCACCGCCTTGGCCAGGGCCACGGCCTGCTCGCCCATGGCACGGCGCGTGGCATCGCTGATGAAGGGGGACGGTGCCTCCTCGATCACCTTCTGGTGGCGGCGCTGGATGGAGCATTCGCGCTCGTTCAGGTAGATCACGTTGCCGTGGCCATCGCCCAGCACCTGGATCTCGATGTGGCGCGGCTCCTGCACGAACTTCTCGATGAAGATGCGGTCATCGCCAAAGCTGTTGCGTGCCTCGTTCTGGCAACTGGCGAAGCCCTCGAAGGCTTCCTTGTCGTTGTAGGCCACGCGCAGGCCCTTGCCGCCACCGCCGGCGCTGGCCTTGATCATCACGGGGTAGCCTATGCCCCTGGCGATCTCCACGGCGGCCTCGGGCCCGGCGATGGGATCGTTGTAGCCCGGGATGGTGCTCACGCCGGCCTTGTCGGCCAGCTTCTTGGACGCGATCTTGTCGCCCATGGCCGCGATGGCGGCGTGCTTGGGGCCGATGAAGACGATGCCCTCCTCCTCGACGCGCTTGGCGAAGGCCTCGTTTTCGGAGAGGAAGCCGTAGCCCGGATGCACGGCCTGTGCGCCCGTCTGCTTGCAGGCGGCGATGATGCGGTCGGCCTGCAGATAGGACTCGCGGCTGGGCGCGGCCCCGATGTGCACGGCCTCGTCGGCCAGCTTGACATGGCGTGCCTCGCGGTCCGCATCGGAGTACACCGCCACGGTCTGTATGCCCATCTTGCGGGCGGTGGCGATGACGCGGCAGGCAATCTCGCCGCGGTTGGCAATCAGGATCTTCTTAAACATGGCGCCCTCCTGCGGCGATATTGCCTGCGCACGCTACGCGTGCCATGCATTCTGTTGAAACGTCTGCTACGCAGCCGTTTTCGCCGCGGTTGGCAATCAGGATCTTCTTGAACATCTTCGCAGCCTGTTTTTTCTGGATTCGATCTTTGATATCAGGGCCGGGTCACAGGGGAATATTGCCGTGCTTGCGCCACGGATTTTCCAGCTGCTTGTTCTTGAGCATCTGCAGCGAGCGGCAGATGCGCTTGCGCGTCTCGTGCGGCTGGATCACGTCGTCGATGAAGCCGCGCGCGCCGGCCACGAAGGGGTTGGCGAAGCGGGCCTTGTACTCGGCCTCGCGGGCGGCGAGCTTGGCGGGATCGTTCTTGTCCTCGCGGAAGATGATCTCCACCGCGCCCTTGGCGCCCATGACGGCGATCTCGGCATGGGGCCAGGCCAGGTTGACGTCGCCGCGCAGGTGCTTGGACGCCATCACGTCATAGGCACCGCCGTAGGCCTTGCGCGTGATGACGGTGATCTTCGGCACGGTGGCCTCGGCATAGGCGTACAGCAGCTTGGCGCCGTGCTTGATGATGCCGCCATATTCCTGGCTGGTTCCGGGCATGAAGCCGGGCACGTCCACGAAGGTGACCACGGGGATGTTGAATGCGTCGCAAAAGCGCACGAAGCGCGCGGCCTTGATGGAGCTCTTGATGTCCAGGCAGCCGGCCAGCACCAGGGGCTGGTTGGCGACGATGCCCACGGTCTGGCCGTCCATGCGCGCGAAGCCCGTGAGGATGTTCCTGGCGTAGTCGGGCTGCAGCTCGAAGAAGTCGCCATCGTCCACGGTCTTGAGGATCAGTTCCTTCATGTCGTAGGGCTTGTTGGCGTTGTCGGGCACCAGGGTGTCCAGCGACCTGTCGGCACGGTCCACGGGGTCCGAGGTGTAGCGCACGGGCGCCTTCTCGCGGTTGTTCAGTGGCAGGTAGTTGTACAGGCGGCGCAGCATCATCAGCGCCTCCACGTC
It encodes:
- a CDS encoding chemotaxis protein gives rise to the protein MNLNSKAAQREIDERTNLTSNNQFELLLFRLGSDSELGKSELFGINVFKVREIVAMPQITPIAGGTPHSLGVVNLRGQVIPVLNLPAIVGCKPQTGLNIMLVTEYARTTQAFAVEAVEDIVRLDWKQVLSAEASGTSGRLVTSIARLDGNTDGSRLAQVLDVEAILQLVSPSDGQEITPEKVGPRLHLKPGAIVLAADDSFVARSLIEKELKVLQAPYEMLKSGQEAWDRLNALARMAEAEGLDITDKVALVLTDLEMPEMDGFTLTRNIKQDARFHPIPVVIHSSLSGSANEDHVRSVGADGYVAKFVAEDLADTLRRLLPG
- a CDS encoding acetyl-CoA carboxylase biotin carboxylase subunit; the protein is MFKKILIANRGEIACRVIATARKMGIQTVAVYSDADREARHVKLADEAVHIGAAPSRESYLQADRIIAACKQTGAQAVHPGYGFLSENEAFAKRVEEEGIVFIGPKHAAIAAMGDKIASKKLADKAGVSTIPGYNDPIAGPEAAVEIARGIGYPVMIKASAGGGGKGLRVAYNDKEAFEGFASCQNEARNSFGDDRIFIEKFVQEPRHIEIQVLGDGHGNVIYLNERECSIQRRHQKVIEEAPSPFISDATRRAMGEQAVALAKAVGYQSAGTVEFVVGKDQDFYFLEMNTRLQVEHPVTECITGLDLVEQMIRVAAGEKLAIAQDDVRRDGWAIECRINAEDPFRNFLPSTGRLVRFSPPEQTMWQADTGHLHGVRVDTGVYEGGEIPMYYDSMIAKLIVHGSDRNDAIAKMREALNAFVIRGISSNIPFQAALLAHPKFKSGDFNTGFIAEHYAHGFHAEDVPHGDPDFLVALAGHMNRRYRARAATISGQMRGHELKVSADYCVVVLGADGQHQYRSVQVSDFDAESRASTVTVDGKPYTFRSETPMRAMCVQGSCNGKPFTAQVERGTARNPLALRVIHNGTQIDALVLSPRGGELHRLMPYKAPPDLSKFLLSPMPGLLVDVAVQAGQKVQAGEKLAVIEAMKMENILFASQDGVVSKISAGKGDSLAVDDVILEFE
- a CDS encoding acyl-CoA carboxylase subunit beta, whose protein sequence is MQDILDQLETKREQARLGGGQKRIDAQHKKGKLTARERIELLLDDGTFEEWDMFVEHRCTDFGMEDSKIPGDGVVTGYGMINGRLVFVFSQDFTVFGGALSETHAEKICKIMDQAMKVGAPVIGLNDSGGARIQEGVASLGGYADVFQKNVLASGVVPQISMIMGPCAGGAVYSPAMTDFIFMVKDSSYMFVTGPEVVKTVTHEEVTAEELGGAVTHTTRSGVADMAFDNDVEALMMLRRLYNYLPLNNREKAPVRYTSDPVDRADRSLDTLVPDNANKPYDMKELILKTVDDGDFFELQPDYARNILTGFARMDGQTVGIVANQPLVLAGCLDIKSSIKAARFVRFCDAFNIPVVTFVDVPGFMPGTSQEYGGIIKHGAKLLYAYAEATVPKITVITRKAYGGAYDVMASKHLRGDVNLAWPHAEIAVMGAKGAVEIIFREDKNDPAKLAAREAEYKARFANPFVAGARGFIDDVIQPHETRKRICRSLQMLKNKQLENPWRKHGNIPL